One window of the Papaver somniferum cultivar HN1 unplaced genomic scaffold, ASM357369v1 unplaced-scaffold_115, whole genome shotgun sequence genome contains the following:
- the LOC113329136 gene encoding CASP-like protein 4B1 — MESGAQPTATIATSTSTEGSLKYGSLVLWDATFVFSIVSFPIMASNEGFDAVHEFSYILAACVISTVYTLLQNIRQIYYISTGNSLFEACTSSAIDFFGDQIVAYLLISSASAAAPTISSLKEYEDSVGGNHSASSKSAASTGMAFVAFFPLALSAMLSGYKLSTKTYI; from the exons ATGGAGTCTGGTGCCCAACCAACAGCAACGATCGCGACCTCGACGTCAACTGAGGGTTCATTAAAGTATGGCAGTTTGGTATTATGGGATGCAACTTTTGTCTTCTCGATAGTTTCATTCCCAATTATGGCCAGTAACGAAGGCTTCGACGCAGTCCATGAATTCAG TTACATACTGGCCGCTTGCGTGATCTCCACGGTGTACACACTGTTGCAAAATATTCGTCAAATTTACTACATCTCGACGGGGAATTCTCTGTTTGAGGCATGCACTTCGAGCGCTATTGATTTCTTTGGAGATCAG ATTGTTGCGTACTTGTTGATATCATCTGCATCAGCAGCAGCTCCAACTATTTCTTCATTAAAGGAATACGAAGATTCGGTGGGAGGAAATCACAGTGCATCAAGCAAGAGTGCAGCTTCCACAGGGATGGCTTTCGTAGCATTCTTTCCTTTGGCCCTGTCAGCTATGTTATCTGGTTATAAGCTCTCTACCAAAACTTACATCTAA